A part of uncultured Fibrobacter sp. genomic DNA contains:
- a CDS encoding DNA internalization-related competence protein ComEC/Rec2, with product MNSRKKYKILADLYNLLTPLMGKPALLSAIVMTIFFAGLDEPLYACFLWPIICLVTHVFKKSLQWVVLVSVVVAFVCHELSMRKNENDLPAIGAFKEACGIVETTQSKKSGMAIVIRTTQTVAGEPLSPYRVRLTEKRSLPEYPMPGDSLCYEASYYPALPPTVPGAFDTRSWLKSQGLLAYGKFVHWTAYGKSWVPERSFYQFRKWIGSRFSDYLDPSETGLLLGLLAGDRSGIPDALRSDFQRSGLVHVLAISGFHVVLLAGMLMIFLKATGLPHRSVRILAIVLLFLYIPVTGGSPAVRRAVLMFAVPQVGALFQRTANTMNSLGVALLFIMIPEPSVIWNPGFQLSVAATMGILIGGSWNPLKKLPEELQKNKWWMRLQSLVVEPTYVTLCATLSTAPFLIHHFKTLSPFAWLGNIVVVPAISMGMQAGLFALLSPFDFLREHFCYAARFFLRLASLLTRLLSDSSQASITVGPFDPSILLLCGVLIVLMPVVGKNRIARRFSLCCMILFAVTFAYKGYYAIIKPSWKLTAIDIGQGDSLLLTTPSGSHILVDAGDIKRQDSGKDIIVPYLHHIGVSKLDALVITHADQDHFGGAASIIKMFPVKELWLTDCARIDEKENWQQVISEAYRRGILLRDISRGLLYKEKFFEIKVIHPDTKRCVDANTQSISFRVKGLGHSAVLTGDLTVQGEKEIMKTDAYLESDVLKLGHHGSKTSSSRKFLNRVKPKLALISSGRKNRFRHPSKQVIQRLDSLNIPYLNTAERGTIDVVFRQDTMFVETMWR from the coding sequence ATGAATTCTAGAAAAAAATACAAAATTCTGGCTGATTTATACAATCTGCTGACTCCGCTCATGGGAAAACCTGCCTTATTGAGCGCCATTGTAATGACGATTTTTTTTGCGGGGCTCGATGAACCGCTGTATGCTTGTTTTTTGTGGCCGATTATATGTCTTGTGACGCATGTCTTCAAGAAGTCGCTGCAATGGGTTGTTCTGGTTAGTGTTGTGGTGGCCTTTGTTTGCCATGAATTATCGATGCGCAAAAATGAAAATGATTTGCCTGCGATTGGTGCTTTTAAAGAGGCTTGTGGGATTGTTGAAACGACGCAATCCAAAAAGAGTGGCATGGCAATTGTCATTCGCACGACGCAAACGGTTGCGGGGGAGCCGCTTTCGCCTTATCGAGTTCGTTTGACAGAAAAACGTTCGTTGCCCGAGTACCCCATGCCCGGGGATTCGCTTTGTTACGAGGCGTCGTATTATCCGGCTTTGCCGCCTACAGTGCCGGGAGCTTTTGATACCCGCAGTTGGCTCAAGTCACAAGGACTCTTGGCGTATGGCAAGTTTGTCCATTGGACTGCTTATGGCAAAAGTTGGGTGCCGGAGCGCAGTTTTTATCAGTTCCGTAAATGGATTGGGTCTAGGTTTAGCGATTACTTGGATCCGTCCGAAACAGGGCTCTTGCTTGGGCTCTTGGCGGGCGACCGGAGTGGTATTCCCGATGCCTTGCGCAGCGATTTTCAGCGTTCGGGGCTTGTGCATGTTTTGGCGATTTCAGGGTTTCATGTGGTATTGCTTGCCGGAATGCTCATGATTTTTTTGAAGGCGACAGGACTTCCGCATCGAAGTGTGCGCATTTTGGCGATTGTACTTTTGTTCTTGTATATTCCTGTGACCGGCGGGTCGCCCGCCGTAAGGCGGGCGGTGCTCATGTTCGCCGTGCCGCAGGTCGGCGCATTGTTCCAAAGGACAGCGAATACTATGAATAGCCTGGGGGTCGCTCTCCTTTTCATTATGATTCCCGAGCCTTCTGTCATCTGGAATCCGGGCTTTCAGCTTTCGGTGGCGGCGACCATGGGAATCTTGATAGGGGGTTCTTGGAACCCGCTCAAAAAGTTGCCTGAAGAACTCCAGAAGAATAAATGGTGGATGCGCCTGCAATCGCTTGTGGTGGAGCCGACTTACGTGACCCTGTGCGCAACACTTTCGACGGCGCCCTTCCTGATACATCATTTCAAAACCCTTTCGCCGTTTGCGTGGCTTGGCAATATTGTGGTGGTGCCTGCGATTTCGATGGGCATGCAAGCGGGACTGTTTGCGTTGCTTTCTCCGTTTGATTTCTTGCGGGAGCATTTCTGTTATGCGGCGCGTTTCTTTTTGAGGCTTGCTTCGCTTTTAACGCGCTTGTTGTCGGATTCTTCGCAAGCCTCTATCACAGTAGGGCCTTTTGATCCGTCGATTCTACTTTTATGCGGCGTATTGATTGTGTTGATGCCCGTTGTCGGTAAAAACAGAATCGCCCGACGCTTTTCACTGTGCTGCATGATTCTTTTTGCGGTTACGTTTGCCTATAAAGGCTATTATGCCATTATCAAACCGAGTTGGAAATTGACGGCCATCGATATCGGGCAAGGCGACAGTCTTTTGCTTACGACTCCTTCGGGTTCCCATATTCTGGTCGATGCGGGCGATATCAAGCGGCAAGATTCCGGGAAAGACATCATTGTCCCGTACTTGCACCATATCGGGGTATCCAAGCTAGATGCCTTGGTCATTACGCATGCGGACCAGGACCATTTTGGCGGGGCGGCGTCAATCATCAAGATGTTTCCGGTCAAGGAACTTTGGCTAACGGATTGCGCGCGAATTGATGAAAAAGAAAACTGGCAGCAGGTAATTTCCGAAGCTTACCGGCGTGGCATTCTTCTCCGCGACATTTCACGCGGGCTGCTGTACAAAGAAAAGTTCTTTGAAATCAAGGTGATTCACCCCGATACCAAGCGCTGTGTAGACGCCAACACGCAAAGCATCTCGTTTCGGGTAAAGGGGCTCGGGCATTCGGCCGTCTTGACCGGTGATTTGACGGTGCAAGGCGAAAAAGAAATCATGAAAACGGATGCTTATTTGGAAAGCGATGTGCTGAAACTTGGCCATCATGGTTCAAAAACGTCAAGTAGCCGAAAATTCTTGAATCGTGTCAAACCAAAACTCGCCCTCATTTCGAGCGGCCGCAAGAACCGCTTTCGCCATCCGAGCAAACAGGTGATTCAAAGACTGGATTCTCTTAATATTCCGTACCTGAATACGGCTGAACGCGGAACGATCGATGTCGTCTTCCGGCAAGATACCATGTTTGTCGAAACGATGTGGCGCTAA
- a CDS encoding DUF4416 family protein produces MIAFVLQPGAEWLPEVIDALENTWGKIRHKGKLYAFDKTPYYTPEMGEGLYRGVVSFERTIPPETIATEKERSNALELTMAQASSPDARRVNIDIGYMDLDKVVLPSYKRGPFKLYAGNGVWLDMLLTYAKGLFHPTAWAFEDFKRNPYQHDLQLIRERYKKAGSGKNDSSKETAVRL; encoded by the coding sequence TTGATCGCATTTGTCTTGCAGCCCGGTGCCGAATGGCTGCCCGAAGTGATTGACGCCCTCGAAAACACCTGGGGCAAGATTCGCCACAAGGGCAAGCTTTACGCCTTCGACAAGACGCCCTATTACACGCCCGAAATGGGAGAAGGCTTGTATCGCGGAGTAGTTTCGTTCGAACGTACGATTCCGCCTGAAACAATTGCCACTGAAAAAGAACGCAGTAACGCGCTGGAACTTACGATGGCGCAGGCCAGCAGCCCAGATGCACGCCGAGTGAACATTGATATTGGCTACATGGACTTGGACAAGGTGGTGTTGCCGAGCTACAAGCGTGGGCCCTTCAAGCTTTACGCCGGCAATGGCGTGTGGCTCGACATGCTCCTGACTTATGCAAAAGGGCTGTTCCACCCCACCGCCTGGGCTTTTGAAGATTTTAAGCGCAACCCCTACCAGCACGACTTGCAACTTATTCGCGAGCGTTACAAAAAGGCCGGCAGCGGGAAAAACGACTCCTCTAAGGAAACGGCGGTACGACTTTGA
- a CDS encoding asparaginase, with protein MAKKKHIVILATGGTIAGVGEPGKNTGYVSGQISATDLVASVPELSEYAEITAEQICNVNSDDMTDKLWIKLSNRIADLQADDSVDGIVVTHGTDTMDETAYFISLTVKCEKSVIVTGSMKPATAKDPDGPANLLGAVRAAAGFAVDDDPPANLVWVYFAGELFDARNVQKCSASAINAMGVSAPGEGSNWNALKEQNFFDVSKLESLPRVNVVYFTVDANPKILEYAACVSDGLVIAGAGSGEFSLAWAKVLESIDIPVVIASRTHHGLVTLNESLAPGRICAGRLPPQKAAVLLKLVLTQTSRTDDIKRVFAL; from the coding sequence ATGGCGAAGAAAAAACACATCGTGATTCTTGCTACTGGAGGCACAATTGCTGGCGTCGGCGAACCCGGTAAAAATACGGGCTACGTATCAGGGCAAATTTCTGCGACAGACTTAGTGGCATCTGTGCCGGAACTTTCGGAATACGCTGAAATTACAGCCGAGCAAATTTGCAACGTGAATTCCGATGACATGACGGACAAGCTGTGGATCAAGCTTTCAAACCGCATTGCCGACTTGCAAGCGGACGATTCTGTGGATGGAATCGTCGTCACTCACGGCACCGACACCATGGACGAAACAGCCTACTTTATCAGCCTGACAGTCAAGTGCGAAAAGTCCGTTATCGTGACAGGCTCCATGAAGCCCGCAACCGCTAAAGATCCCGACGGGCCCGCGAACTTACTCGGTGCCGTTCGTGCCGCAGCAGGCTTTGCCGTCGATGACGACCCGCCGGCAAATTTGGTCTGGGTCTACTTTGCAGGTGAACTTTTCGATGCACGCAATGTGCAAAAATGTAGCGCATCGGCAATTAATGCGATGGGCGTCAGCGCCCCCGGCGAAGGCTCCAACTGGAACGCCCTCAAGGAACAAAACTTCTTTGACGTTTCCAAGCTTGAAAGCCTGCCGCGTGTAAACGTGGTCTACTTTACCGTAGACGCAAACCCGAAAATCCTGGAGTACGCCGCCTGCGTTTCCGACGGGCTTGTGATTGCAGGTGCAGGCTCGGGTGAATTCAGTCTTGCGTGGGCGAAAGTCCTCGAAAGCATCGATATTCCGGTCGTCATTGCAAGCCGCACTCACCACGGACTTGTGACTCTGAACGAGTCACTTGCGCCCGGCCGCATTTGCGCTGGCCGCCTGCCGCCCCAAAAAGCCGCAGTGCTCCTCAAGCTCGTGCTTACGCAGACAAGCCGCACCGACGACATCAAGCGGGTATTCGCGCTTTAA
- a CDS encoding 50S ribosomal protein L25, whose protein sequence is MELTKLAATSRVLGKSRDNARLRKAGQIPAVYYGKGQESVNISVSAIDVRKVLAPGKRYTLLDLEIDGKAGNAAVIYNYQKNPLTQEIEHIDFLKIDDTTKVKVRVLVKLNGLPVGVKTQGGTFAQQNRYIQLAAVPTKIPAVLEMDISEFPAPTTFYAKDLKLEDGIELACKPRTVIFTITAKSGKKADDAAAAEAAPAAAAEAK, encoded by the coding sequence ATGGAACTCACAAAGCTCGCAGCAACCTCGAGAGTGCTAGGCAAGAGCCGCGACAACGCCCGCCTTCGTAAGGCTGGCCAGATCCCGGCTGTCTATTATGGTAAGGGTCAGGAGTCTGTGAATATCAGCGTTAGCGCAATCGATGTTCGCAAGGTCCTCGCCCCGGGTAAGCGTTACACGCTTCTCGACTTGGAAATTGATGGCAAGGCCGGCAACGCTGCCGTAATTTACAACTACCAGAAGAACCCCCTGACTCAGGAAATTGAACACATCGACTTCCTCAAGATCGACGATACGACCAAGGTCAAGGTTCGCGTTCTCGTCAAGCTCAACGGCCTCCCGGTTGGTGTTAAGACCCAGGGTGGTACCTTTGCTCAGCAGAACCGCTACATCCAGCTCGCTGCCGTGCCGACCAAGATTCCGGCCGTGCTCGAAATGGACATCTCCGAATTCCCGGCTCCGACGACTTTCTACGCCAAGGACCTGAAGCTCGAAGACGGTATCGAACTCGCTTGCAAGCCGCGCACTGTTATCTTCACCATTACTGCCAAGAGCGGTAAGAAGGCTGACGACGCTGCCGCTGCTGAAGCTGCTCCGGCTGCCGCTGCTGAAGCCAAGTAA
- the ispE gene encoding 4-(cytidine 5'-diphospho)-2-C-methyl-D-erythritol kinase gives MKEYAPAKINLFLDVIRKREDGYHDLGTLFQTIDAGDTISAEPRQDGRITLCYNEPQNYPLESDLVYKAAKLLQQESGTTLGADIYLNKVMPLGAGLGGGSADAAATLRLLNQLWKLKFKFEKLEEIGAKLGADVPFLVRGGTAMAEGIGEKLTFVKPLQLSDEQYLLVATPLDSVPTKDAYAGVPKSGPDRWETYKSKCMRTGKSASIDFALTNTFNAFEESVFPKHPLVEEMKAEFKRLGAKAVLMSGSGASVFGVFETRKQAKEAAEELKPISRYQVVTRFFEGF, from the coding sequence ATGAAAGAATACGCTCCTGCTAAGATTAATTTGTTCTTAGATGTCATCCGCAAGCGTGAAGACGGATACCATGACTTGGGCACGCTGTTCCAGACCATTGACGCAGGCGATACCATAAGTGCCGAGCCGCGTCAGGATGGTCGCATTACGCTTTGCTACAACGAACCGCAGAATTATCCGCTGGAATCGGACTTGGTTTACAAGGCCGCCAAGCTTTTGCAACAAGAATCGGGCACGACGCTCGGCGCTGACATTTACCTTAATAAAGTGATGCCTTTGGGCGCTGGCCTTGGCGGTGGTTCTGCAGATGCTGCTGCAACGCTTCGTTTGTTGAACCAGCTGTGGAAGCTCAAATTCAAATTTGAAAAGCTCGAAGAAATTGGGGCGAAACTTGGAGCAGATGTTCCCTTCCTGGTTCGTGGCGGTACCGCCATGGCCGAAGGTATTGGCGAAAAGCTCACTTTTGTAAAGCCGTTGCAGCTGAGTGACGAACAGTACTTGCTGGTGGCCACTCCGCTAGACTCCGTGCCGACCAAGGATGCCTACGCTGGCGTTCCCAAGTCTGGCCCGGACCGTTGGGAAACATACAAGTCCAAGTGCATGCGCACGGGCAAGTCCGCATCGATCGACTTTGCACTCACAAACACCTTCAATGCGTTCGAAGAATCAGTGTTCCCCAAGCACCCACTTGTCGAAGAAATGAAGGCCGAATTTAAGCGTCTCGGGGCGAAGGCCGTCCTGATGTCGGGGTCGGGGGCGTCTGTTTTTGGCGTTTTCGAAACCCGCAAGCAGGCCAAAGAGGCTGCCGAAGAGCTGAAACCCATCTCTAGGTACCAGGTGGTGACCCGCTTTTTTGAGGGTTTTTAG
- a CDS encoding DUF2147 domain-containing protein produces MKKIVFTIFLCLATLAVEAQVDKILGPWTAIDPDTDKPYATVLIYKSSNGLYYGKLTEILDSDDPADQKLIGTIIIKDMKEDDGMLKGGSIYDPEENKTYHGKISLTKDGRLEMRGSLDRWGLLGATEYWKRSKK; encoded by the coding sequence ATGAAGAAAATCGTTTTCACCATTTTCTTATGCCTTGCTACATTGGCAGTGGAAGCCCAAGTCGACAAAATTCTGGGACCGTGGACCGCCATCGACCCCGATACCGACAAGCCTTACGCCACCGTACTCATCTATAAAAGCAGCAACGGGCTGTATTACGGCAAGCTCACCGAAATTCTGGATTCCGACGACCCCGCCGACCAAAAGCTCATCGGCACCATCATCATCAAGGACATGAAAGAAGATGACGGTATGCTAAAGGGCGGCTCCATTTACGACCCCGAAGAAAACAAGACCTACCATGGAAAGATATCACTTACCAAGGACGGTCGCCTAGAAATGCGCGGTTCGCTTGACCGCTGGGGACTTTTGGGTGCCACGGAATATTGGAAACGCAGTAAAAAGTAA
- a CDS encoding outer membrane lipoprotein-sorting protein — MKNLFIKVLGTSLLYAATTFAQSANEIAKKVHDLPSGKTSSGTISVTLIDKNGKTRNREIASYTMKDGTTDKTVLVFKTPRDVAGISYLTYDYPDKADGSTVDSDSWIYLPAMKKVRRVSGSSKDDDFQGTDFTYDDLGTRSLSKDNFAILGEEKVNGVDCWILEAKAKDPKAKVSRRVSWVNKKTYVVHKGEYYDKQNHLQKTLVADNIQQVNGYWTSLKMTMTNVQTNHKTVYEIKNLKYDEKVNESYFTVSALEREQVK; from the coding sequence ATGAAGAATCTGTTTATTAAAGTGCTCGGCACTAGCTTATTGTATGCGGCAACCACCTTTGCCCAGTCAGCAAACGAAATCGCCAAGAAAGTTCACGACTTGCCTTCCGGAAAAACATCGTCTGGAACCATTTCGGTTACCCTGATTGACAAAAACGGGAAAACCCGCAATCGCGAAATCGCATCTTACACCATGAAGGACGGAACCACCGACAAGACGGTCCTTGTTTTCAAGACACCCAGGGACGTGGCAGGAATCAGCTACCTCACCTACGACTACCCCGACAAGGCCGATGGTTCCACCGTCGATAGCGACAGCTGGATTTACCTCCCTGCCATGAAAAAGGTGCGCCGCGTTTCGGGTTCCAGCAAGGACGACGATTTCCAGGGAACAGACTTTACTTACGACGACCTGGGCACGCGCAGTCTTTCCAAGGACAACTTCGCCATTCTCGGCGAAGAGAAGGTAAATGGTGTTGACTGCTGGATTCTCGAAGCCAAGGCAAAGGATCCCAAAGCAAAAGTCAGCCGTCGCGTGTCCTGGGTGAACAAGAAAACTTACGTGGTCCACAAGGGCGAATACTACGACAAGCAGAACCACCTGCAAAAGACACTCGTTGCCGACAATATTCAGCAAGTGAACGGCTACTGGACCTCTCTCAAGATGACCATGACCAACGTCCAAACAAACCACAAAACCGTCTACGAAATCAAAAACCTTAAGTACGACGAAAAAGTAAACGAAAGTTACTTTACAGTCAGTGCGTTGGAACGTGAACAGGTCAAGTAA
- a CDS encoding MMPL family transporter, whose product MRVSRINHFFRKVGTTQIRYRWPILAILLVITVICSSGLADFALSRGEEGWFGDSDEITINTKKYEQVFGNLNGVGVLLVKQGDGDVFSEDILNVIDKIGTRLQDEIPFANRLTSIINVNIPVGNEEGFEIVKPYENGIPSDSAELAKARALVMRGNEKTNALINALVSDDGRETWISLSLHPFEGKELEEKFEGDVEEVNLAIGYKLMEIMESDEFQNKDYKLYGGGIPFDSACEDRYEIPEYGIRVLCSVGVMLLFLALFLRNFFGVFVPAITTLSAIASVFGGMALFGVKADSTLVTLPVVLGMALAVGYSVHYINMFKLQFRRTGIRKESAIKCIEECGWPVLFTVLTTMASFISFLFVDMKPLVWMGKAAALVVLAIYLYVTILIPILLSFGKNGVPDTTSKDGATKLDKVFSAWSDLVYKRKWHFIVAAALIIAAFIPGMFKITAQLDYLSISGDKVPYVQEIKKMLKTKLGNQYSYSIMISFDEEGAFKKPENMKALLELEDYVGALSLTKWSGGKPRVTSATSILKEMNRALNEGKDSLYTVPEDEYVLAQLMELSSIEMREDFSETMDEEFRITEVSVDMTQFATEEALQNMNALKAKLAELFPNAQCTLLGDMIRYSEMSNRIVFGGLKSFGFSLIIIAIMLMLAFSSFKLGIIGMIPNVAPVILVGGVMGYFDFALDFSTVTVMPLVLGIAVDDTIHLTTHLKVRYEECGSLSRAMEATFREIGASMFLTTLILCAMFGVYLFSPLRFLMVLGLLIIVGLSSALLADYTITPALLQVSKPYGKEKEKA is encoded by the coding sequence ATGAGAGTTTCTAGAATCAATCATTTTTTTCGCAAGGTCGGAACCACCCAGATTCGTTACCGTTGGCCCATTCTAGCCATACTGCTCGTTATTACCGTAATCTGTAGTTCCGGTCTTGCCGATTTCGCTCTTTCGCGTGGCGAAGAGGGCTGGTTTGGCGATTCCGACGAAATCACCATCAATACGAAAAAATACGAACAGGTCTTCGGGAACCTGAACGGCGTCGGAGTCCTCCTCGTAAAGCAAGGCGATGGCGATGTCTTTAGCGAAGACATCCTGAATGTCATCGATAAAATCGGGACGCGGTTACAAGACGAAATTCCGTTTGCAAACAGGCTCACCTCGATTATCAATGTCAATATTCCCGTAGGTAACGAAGAAGGTTTTGAAATCGTCAAGCCTTATGAGAACGGGATCCCCTCGGACTCGGCGGAGCTCGCCAAGGCACGTGCCCTCGTGATGCGCGGGAACGAAAAAACGAACGCCCTCATCAACGCACTCGTCAGTGACGACGGACGCGAAACCTGGATTTCCTTGTCGCTCCACCCGTTCGAAGGCAAGGAACTTGAAGAGAAATTCGAAGGCGACGTAGAAGAAGTCAACCTGGCTATCGGCTACAAGCTGATGGAAATTATGGAAAGCGACGAATTCCAGAACAAAGACTATAAACTGTATGGCGGAGGAATCCCGTTCGACAGCGCCTGCGAAGACCGTTACGAAATTCCCGAATACGGCATCAGGGTACTATGCAGCGTCGGCGTGATGCTTTTATTCCTGGCACTTTTCTTGCGCAATTTCTTTGGCGTTTTCGTTCCGGCAATCACTACCCTCAGTGCCATCGCCTCGGTATTTGGCGGCATGGCCCTTTTCGGAGTAAAGGCAGATTCTACGCTCGTCACTTTGCCAGTCGTTCTGGGCATGGCATTAGCCGTTGGCTATTCGGTGCATTATATAAACATGTTCAAGTTGCAATTTAGACGCACCGGCATCCGTAAAGAATCTGCCATCAAATGCATCGAAGAATGTGGTTGGCCGGTCCTGTTTACGGTGCTTACGACCATGGCTTCGTTTATCAGTTTCCTGTTTGTCGACATGAAACCCCTTGTATGGATGGGTAAAGCCGCAGCTCTTGTGGTGCTCGCGATTTACCTCTATGTAACAATCCTGATTCCAATTCTACTGTCGTTCGGCAAGAACGGCGTGCCCGACACTACTAGCAAAGACGGAGCGACAAAACTGGACAAGGTATTTTCAGCCTGGTCCGATCTCGTCTATAAAAGAAAATGGCACTTTATTGTGGCTGCAGCCCTGATTATTGCAGCATTTATTCCGGGAATGTTCAAGATTACGGCGCAACTGGACTACCTGAGTATTTCGGGCGACAAGGTTCCCTATGTGCAAGAAATCAAGAAAATGCTAAAGACTAAGCTCGGAAACCAGTACAGCTATTCCATCATGATCTCTTTTGACGAAGAAGGCGCATTCAAGAAGCCCGAAAACATGAAAGCACTTTTGGAACTCGAAGATTACGTAGGCGCTCTTTCGCTTACCAAGTGGTCGGGTGGAAAACCGCGCGTGACCTCGGCGACAAGCATCTTGAAAGAAATGAACCGAGCTCTAAACGAAGGCAAGGATTCGCTTTACACTGTCCCCGAAGACGAATACGTACTTGCGCAGCTGATGGAGCTTTCGTCTATCGAAATGCGCGAAGACTTTAGCGAAACGATGGACGAAGAATTCAGAATTACAGAAGTCAGCGTGGACATGACCCAATTCGCTACCGAAGAAGCGCTCCAAAACATGAACGCTTTAAAGGCTAAACTCGCCGAACTGTTCCCGAACGCCCAATGCACACTGCTTGGCGACATGATCCGCTATTCCGAAATGAGCAATCGCATTGTTTTTGGAGGTCTAAAATCCTTCGGATTTTCGCTCATCATCATCGCCATCATGCTGATGCTTGCATTCTCCAGTTTCAAGCTTGGAATTATCGGCATGATTCCGAACGTGGCCCCTGTCATTTTGGTGGGCGGTGTCATGGGATACTTTGACTTTGCGCTGGACTTTAGCACTGTCACCGTGATGCCCTTGGTATTGGGTATTGCCGTAGACGACACAATCCACTTGACCACACACTTGAAAGTCCGATACGAAGAATGCGGATCCCTATCGAGGGCGATGGAAGCGACCTTCCGCGAAATCGGGGCTTCGATGTTCCTGACCACGTTGATTCTGTGTGCGATGTTCGGCGTTTACCTGTTTAGCCCCTTGCGTTTCTTGATGGTGCTCGGTCTGCTAATCATTGTCGGCCTTTCAAGCGCCTTGCTCGCCGACTATACGATTACGCCCGCACTTCTGCAAGTGTCAAAACCGTATGGCAAAGAAAAGGAGAAAGCATGA
- a CDS encoding DUF1302 family protein: protein MKRFTALSLAIAATVCAQETVFLGSLTSQAGVGLPNAHHNKGDFLLGQTIFDGTIKSYLDEAMVYVNGQIVHDALGAQSTNGSSAFVADDGTFALKLREAYIDWKGEMLALRIGRQVVSWGKADDIQITDVLNPRDETNVVAADYSESKLGVDAVRLSLLTEKTQVDAYWIPFFTPSILPLAKGNPLHSRIFPEEVDGVGINYPEKYDDFELPEKRLSKSELALRASSYTSVADLSLYGFYGWDDLPLIRYNPNIVFGDGEDMPATSYTIDVTGEYKRMYMIGADAAIPAGDFVFRLEGAYFPKRHFQTDVNSQLFKYSEDSRPASKRKNQVLGLAGLDWTPSGGWTITAQYVADGVIDHDSDLERNEFEHQATLSIEKSILNETLTIMASGALDLWDFSTASELELDYKLTDAITLSLIGDLYLEGPDGKEGLYGEYRDYSSVTFKGKMSF from the coding sequence ATGAAACGATTTACCGCACTCAGCTTAGCCATTGCCGCTACCGTTTGCGCCCAAGAAACAGTCTTCTTGGGTAGCCTAACCTCGCAGGCCGGGGTAGGACTCCCGAACGCACACCACAACAAGGGCGACTTTCTGCTCGGCCAGACGATCTTTGACGGCACAATCAAATCGTACCTGGACGAAGCCATGGTTTATGTAAACGGCCAGATTGTCCACGACGCCTTAGGCGCTCAATCGACAAACGGCTCATCGGCATTTGTGGCCGATGACGGCACTTTCGCCTTAAAACTACGCGAAGCATACATCGACTGGAAGGGCGAAATGCTTGCGCTCCGTATCGGTCGACAAGTGGTCTCTTGGGGCAAGGCAGACGACATCCAGATTACAGACGTATTGAATCCGCGAGACGAAACAAATGTAGTTGCAGCCGACTACAGCGAATCCAAGCTAGGTGTAGACGCCGTGCGCCTATCCCTATTAACCGAAAAAACGCAGGTGGATGCCTACTGGATTCCGTTCTTTACGCCAAGCATTCTGCCACTTGCCAAGGGAAATCCACTGCATTCACGCATATTCCCGGAGGAAGTGGATGGCGTCGGGATCAATTATCCAGAAAAATACGACGACTTTGAACTTCCTGAAAAAAGGCTTTCGAAGAGCGAACTCGCACTTCGCGCAAGCTCATATACTTCGGTCGCAGATTTGTCGCTGTACGGATTCTATGGTTGGGATGACCTCCCGTTAATCCGATACAACCCCAATATTGTTTTTGGCGATGGCGAAGATATGCCTGCAACCAGCTACACAATCGATGTGACTGGTGAATACAAGCGTATGTACATGATCGGAGCCGATGCAGCGATTCCTGCCGGAGATTTCGTATTCCGTCTTGAAGGAGCCTATTTCCCAAAGAGGCACTTCCAAACAGATGTCAACAGTCAACTCTTTAAGTATTCGGAAGACTCGCGCCCCGCAAGCAAGAGAAAGAATCAAGTCTTGGGCCTTGCCGGGCTAGACTGGACACCTAGCGGAGGTTGGACGATTACAGCACAATATGTTGCAGACGGCGTAATCGATCACGATAGCGACCTTGAACGAAACGAGTTCGAGCACCAGGCAACCTTGAGTATTGAAAAATCGATCCTGAACGAAACGCTCACCATTATGGCCTCGGGCGCTTTGGATCTATGGGATTTTTCTACGGCAAGCGAACTGGAACTGGACTACAAGCTAACCGACGCGATTACGCTTAGCCTGATTGGAGACCTGTACTTGGAAGGCCCCGACGGCAAGGAGGGGCTATACGGCGAATACCGCGATTATAGCAGCGTCACTTTCAAAGGAAAAATGTCATTCTAA
- a CDS encoding STAS domain-containing protein, producing MELRTVLNDAEMTIALSGELNTLTSPKLAEEIAAHIEKVNSLIMDFKECDYVSSAGIRVLLSTFKVLKKKQGNMQLLNIGENFREVLDATGLDAVFGLI from the coding sequence ATGGAACTTAGAACTGTTTTGAACGATGCTGAAATGACAATTGCTCTTTCTGGCGAGCTGAACACCCTCACCTCGCCCAAACTCGCAGAAGAAATTGCAGCACACATCGAAAAGGTAAACTCGCTAATCATGGATTTCAAAGAATGCGATTATGTATCCTCGGCAGGGATCCGAGTATTACTTTCAACATTCAAGGTCTTAAAAAAGAAACAGGGAAACATGCAACTTCTCAATATCGGCGAAAACTTCAGGGAAGTCCTGGACGCAACCGGACTCGACGCCGTTTTCGGTTTAATTTAA